A genomic stretch from Pieris brassicae chromosome 9, ilPieBrab1.1, whole genome shotgun sequence includes:
- the LOC123714422 gene encoding gustatory receptor 5a for trehalose-like, which produces MNCMKEQRINYNVVIRYVQVYVTQIFRLTTFSMWKGAIYKLINLQSTFMWTYLDVFIMCVGMYLSNLFRDINKIISVQAAQNSVEWSMIRQHYSQIMKLLKEANKNLSSLILISFFTNIYYVCLQMYYSFYRAYDSHKDCPEEDVILSMDGIEYNVYYIYSLLFLLLRSIMISMMAVHVNTEALKPLTVLRNIQTQDYTLDVQRFFRQIQYCNPALSGICFSVTKQMLFSVSIINWSKI; this is translated from the exons ATGAATTGTATGAAAGAACAAAGAATCAATTACAACGTAGTTATCAGATACGTACAAGTGTATGTTACACAAATTTTTCGGTTAACTACATTTAGTATGTGGAAAGGAGCAATATACAAG ctAATAAATCTCCAATCCACTTTTATGTGGACTTACTTGGATGTGTTTATCATGTGTGTTGGGATGTACTTATCTAATTTATTCAGagacataaacaaaattatatctgTACAAGCTGCTCAA AATTCGGTGGAATGGAGTATGATTCGGCAGCATTACTcacaaataatgaaattacttAAAGAAGCCAATAAAAACTTGTCGTCACTCATTTTGATATCATTCTTCactaacatatattatgtgtgtttGCAGATGTATTACTCTTTTTA tCGTGCTTATGACTCTCATAAGGATTGCCCTGAAGAAGATGTAAtatt ATCAATGGATGGAATAGAATACAATGTATACTACATATATTCGTTACTATTTCTCTTGCTGCGTTCTATTATGATTTCGATGATGGCTGTTCACGTCAACACGGAGGCCCTGAAACCTCTGACAGTTCTGCGCAATATCCAAACGCAAGACTACACACTTGAT GTGCAACGATTTTTTCGTCAAATTCAGTACTGTAATCCAGCTTTGAGTGGAATTTGCTTTTCCGTCACTAAACAAATGCTTTTTTCTGTAAGTATTATTAACTggagtaaaatttaa